ATTTCTGTCACTGAACCAGGGGACATATAGGCCTTAAATACCTTTTGAACTGATTTGACCTGATAACCTGTTTCTTCCTCCGTCTCTTTTCTGATGCAGTCTTCCGGGTTGGCCCTGTCCAGTAATCCGGCGCAGGCTTCGATCAGCATGCCTGTTTGGTTACCGTTAAGATAGGTAGGCACACGGAATTGCCTAGTGAGGATAACCGTCTTTTTTGATATGTTGTAAAGAAGTATGGTAGCTCCATTGCCTCGGTCATAAGCCTCTCTGGTATGGGTTTCCCACCTGCCATTACACAATTGGTAATCAAAAGTTACCTTTTCCAAACGGTACCAATTATCAGAAAGCAGCTCTTTCTTTAGGTTTTTTACTCGTTTATTCTGCATCAGAAATATCTTTGATGTGATAATATACTTTTAGACCTCTTGCTTTTGCTATTTCAACATCTTTATCCGCCCCCTTTGATTCACCGGGAATTCTCAGTACGGCATCACATTTTTCGAGTAGCCGATGTGCTACAGGATATTGGATCTCGTCCCATACAGCATCACCCGGCTTTTGAGATCCGGCAAGATGAAGCAAGGGCAAAGCAACCCATTCTCCAATGATTGGAACATGCCCTTTTCTGAAAATAGGCAGTGACATGGCTTCAAGTTTGACAAGGTTTTCTTTGATGAGAATAGGATCATCATTGGTGCCACTTCGATATGGCCCCGCAATTAGGATTAGCATAGTGTTTTTTTCAAATTAATGCCTTCTTCAGCTTTAAAAAAATAAGATATATTAAGAAAAGGATTTCATTCTTCAATCCTTCTTTGCCCTGATTGCACTTAGAAACTCCGGGGTGATGCCCAAATAGGAGGCAATCTGTTTTAGTGGAACGGCATTGGCGATGTGAGGGTATTTTTTGATAAATCGCTCATACCGTTCCAAAGCAGGCAAGGAAAGGTTTTGAATTGTTCTTAACTGCTCCCGGCAATAGGCATTCTGCATCAGGATTCTAAAAAACCTGTTGAACTCTGGTATTTCATCATACAGTTTGTCAAGATTTTCCTTGGACAATTTTAAAACACTCGATGGTGCCACCACCTGAATATTCACCATTGAAGGAACAACATTTAAGAAACAATGCATATCGGTGATCCACCAATCTTTCACAGCAAACATCACTGTAGAATCTTTTCCCTCCTGATTGATATGGAAAGCCCTGAGTATACCTGAGTTGACAAAATAGATATGCTTGCAGGATTCTCCCTGACTTAGAAGAAACTCCTTTTTGTGCAAATTCCCTTCCTCCAACAGACTTAGAAAATACTCCTTTTCCATAGG
This window of the Aquiflexum balticum DSM 16537 genome carries:
- the nudK gene encoding GDP-mannose pyrophosphatase NudK; amino-acid sequence: MQNKRVKNLKKELLSDNWYRLEKVTFDYQLCNGRWETHTREAYDRGNGATILLYNISKKTVILTRQFRVPTYLNGNQTGMLIEACAGLLDRANPEDCIRKETEEETGYQVKSVQKVFKAYMSPGSVTEILHFFVAEYTEEMKISDGGGVKEEQENIEVLEIPLSEAYAMIGTGEICDGKTIMLLQYLMLSELVKYH
- a CDS encoding TIR domain-containing protein, translated to MLILIAGPYRSGTNDDPILIKENLVKLEAMSLPIFRKGHVPIIGEWVALPLLHLAGSQKPGDAVWDEIQYPVAHRLLEKCDAVLRIPGESKGADKDVEIAKARGLKVYYHIKDISDAE
- a CDS encoding Crp/Fnr family transcriptional regulator, encoding MKSDLILSNICQYISLSPMEKEYFLSLLEEGNLHKKEFLLSQGESCKHIYFVNSGILRAFHINQEGKDSTVMFAVKDWWITDMHCFLNVVPSMVNIQVVAPSSVLKLSKENLDKLYDEIPEFNRFFRILMQNAYCREQLRTIQNLSLPALERYERFIKKYPHIANAVPLKQIASYLGITPEFLSAIRAKKD